The genomic interval CAGGAGCACTTTAGGGTAGATGCTGTATTAGATAAATAAGGCATTATGGGCAGGCTTAAAATGAGTTTGAGGCTATGTGGAAGACTTGGAAGATGGGTCTTCCCTTCCCCATGTACTGAATGACATCCTTTATATACGCTCTTCCTGTATGCAAAAGGTCACAGGTTCGAATTCTATCAGATGTACTTACTTTTCATAAAAGAGTTGCGACCTTTATGATGAAAATGTCTTTGCATTAAAGTCATGGCCCCAGGATGATAATCGTGAACAAAAACCATGgctgtaaaacaaaacaatagcacagaataatgatattgaataagacaactaaaataataaataatttattttcatacaatatagggttttaaaatattttaaatgtaaatattttgtgtgCAAaggaattttaattttactttttccCCCGCAATTGACTTAAAAATGTATTCTCGTCTTTTCCTTTACTATTATTATGTAATGTAATCatgtacagtagaacctgtattttacgtaccctgattttacgttcccttgattttacgtacgcttaaaataaccgatgacgtcatcattttcttacattgagggcgcaatttaacaacaacaaacaaagccatggctgtgtgaggaattctgctgtgtgAGACAAGCTACACACGTGCATTCCCCCtacagcagcgactgtttttattgatagaaagtacaagaacattgatattttatttataacactttatttaaacgcACAggctgtatatactgtacttttctagttaggcctcacatcttgctaggcctgaATAGTCTAgtaggcaaggcctagctagtgaccacctgcaAGCTGTACAGTAAAGCAGGCAAACACGGTAGCCTTTatagctacgatctctacgtatttggggtcaatttaaggttaacctcgattttacgaatcccttgttttacgtacgccttccGGTCttgtaccgtacgtaaaatgaaggttctactgtatcctatttgaactttaaaaatatgtaacatagctgattacatttttattatgaatGACATTGACAAAAAGTTGCGGTACTTTATATGGGCAAACTTGTCCTCAAATAATTATGCCATGGTCGAGCCAAACtgcaaatatttattatgtaggCGGGTTATGCTCATATCCTAATCTATGCGTACATTAAAGTACAACAATTATTTAAAGTTCTATTATGTTTGTATTTAGTCTACTCACACTTGTTAGTTTTAAATATCAGACCTTAatttaaaagtgtacaaaaaaagtgaaaaacattaTCGCATTGTAAAATTCAAGAATTATCAGTGCATACGGTAATGTATTTTGTTCACAACTACGACGACGTAATTTGTAaaccatttgattggtcagttttaacAATCGTATCTTTGAAGTTAAAGTTGAACTTGGTTTAACTTCAACAATTCATTTCAACGTTCATTTTTACCCCCTTTTCTTGTAAAATCATTGACTCATTGTTAATTCAACGCAATTCGCCGTAATTCAACTTCGACTGGAAAACAGGGTTAAAGATAGTTTTAGTACGCTGTGTTtggtgtgtgtttgtttgtttgttctaTTTTTTGctcatataaatataaaaaataaaaaagaacatCAAAAAGTCACAAacttaaatattacaaaatcaaaccaatataaaaatacaagctAAGACAGTCCGGCAACAACTAAAAAAAAGACGAAACACTTTAAGAATcaagaaaataagaaaaaaaagcagGACAAAAACAAGAGAAAACCGACAGCAAAAGGGACGCAATACCCAAGGCGAATAAAGACAAAGGACAGGGAACACAGAAAGAAGACAAAAAACGAGTAGGAGCAATGGATAACCCTCTAAAGGTTTGTATTCTGAGGGGTCCAGAAAGAAAAATGTGAATAAAGAGAAATAATAGTACATTGACAAGACTATGTTCAAAGGTTAGAGAAGGAAGTGGTCAAGATATTTAACCTAGAAAATGTATGTAACAAACATGTGATGTCATAATAAGATATGTAAATGATATCACTTTCCGAGAAAATCCCATTAGAATAGTAACATTAAGGCAACGTGAAGGAAATCCTGATATACAACAATTCTGACGATAACAATATTTTGAAATACTTCTAAATCACATTTAGGTAGatgaaaaatattgatatttaataaaaacattcaaaattaaatatttcattgtCATCAAATACAGTggtttacaatatttttttaatcaaattataacattttaaggGAATATCTGATTTTGATTGTAACAGGAAGGCAACATGAAGGAAATCCTGGTATTACAATTTGGACGAtcacaatatttttaaatactcCTAATCAAATTTAGGTAggaaaaatattgatattgaataaaaacatctgaaattaaatatttcattttcatttaataGGATGtcttacaatattttattactaaattataACAGTTTCAGGGAATAGAATTGTAACAGGAAGGTAATGCGAAGGAAATCCTGGTACAGTATAACAATTCTGACGATAAcaatattttgatatacttCTGAACATTGATAACttgtgattttaaaataagagGTAAAGGCTATGACACACTAAGACGATAATTGATAAAtggataaaaatacatttttcttacataaaacaaaataaattcaaaaagTTTAATTCTAGAAATATAAGATAACCCTTTATACGGTctgtgataaaataatatttttttaaatacaatcaTATGATGTCatgattaataaaaacaataaaatcgtatcatcacgatattattgctcttactaatcatgacgtcatttgattggatatGTTATTTTACGAATAAACGTTTAGGAACCCTTTTGGGTAAATGCTATGTTGGATAAATAAGGCATTATGGGCGCCTTAAAATGAGCTTGAGGCTGTGTTGAAGACTTGGAAGATGGGTCTTCTCTCCCCCTGTACAAAACGACATCCTCGATGTATGTTTCCCTGTATGCAAAAGGTCACatgttcaaaataaaatataacaacttACAATGTTCTCCAAAGGCCTTGGTCGTGAACACTTCACGTAATGAGACCACATTGGAATGTTGTAGCTTCTTCCACATATCAACTAATGTCATCCACTGTGAATTCGCCACTTTGAAACCTatcataaacaaaacaataggCTACGTTtctattcattattaatttctATAACACACCTGAGTGTATTATTGCAATTTTATTGGTCAATTACGAATCATGTGTCATGTGATAATCTAGTGATAATTAACACGCTCTAATGCACGGCCAGCTTTCTGTAAACATCATTTTGATATGCGACGTTGTTGACCGATTGCATTCGGAAATCAATTGTTGTGTAAGCCGTCTATCTAACTTTTCTACTCCATGTCTAAGGTTGGAGCACTTCTTTATTAATGGCCTAGCATTCGTCAATAATTTACTGCTCTATTTTCAACTCGGCTCCACCTCATCGTtaaaaatagagcagtcaatttttcaactcatgaaatattctcaccatccaactcataataaacattcattattttattttaacattacataaaagtgaaaaatacaataattgtgTAATCGCAAAAAACATGGTTATCCTTGATGTTCTTGCgcatattgtttttattgccTTTTTTACAAAAGCACAATCAATAAAATTAAAGCAATAATTTAACAGAATTGAATAGATTTACAACAACTGACCTATGACCCTTCGTAAGCAGTATGTTTTATTATCTTTACTGTTGACAGCTTTGAAGCACTGTGTACTGTAACCAAATGTACTATTTTTGTCCATGGGTCCTTTTGGTGTTCCCTCCAATGGGTACAGTGTGTGGTACTTATCAACTTCTTGTGGGATATCTACAAggaaaaacaacaagtttaaaTACCCTACAGATTCCTTTATTTGTAtctaaagctctctctacactatcaaactaatttgacaaaatagtgtgatgtgcccaaatatggtagtgaaatgtttaaatatggtactgtagtgatatgaaattatcatgtccatatatgagcgcataacattttttgtcacataaagtttgatagtgtagacagcgctttaaGATGACACTTAGTGATATGcgcatactgtacattttaaataGAAGAAAGAATACCAATAGATTTCAtggagtaataataataaaaatggaaagtcttatatagcgcctaatacaATATTTCTAAGCGCTTTACACAGTCTGGATTTGGGATGTCTACTCACCAGGATGTTCAGTTGGATCTATCTGAGCAAGCGTCACCAGATGCCTGTGCAATATGTCCACTTTGATGTCCTCTCCCATGAAGAATGATGGACCTTGCGGCTTCTGCTTCATGTAGGCTATGTGAGCTGGAACCGACGGATACATGTGAAAGTTCGGAAGCAcctgacaaaaaaatataaaacaatgtgTACTAACTGAAAAGGCAAGAATTGTTTGTGATGACTTGAAAGGAtctgtataaatttaaaaagtatcattttaatttctttctgCGCTTTCAGAGCTTTTGAGGATTGTTTATTGTGTATTAAAGGCATTTCATTAGGCCTTAACAACATACACAATATACAGACCTTTTTTTATgtgttggggggggggggggaatatAAGAGACGTGGACAGACTTAACTGTATAGTTAATAAGGCTGGGGGATAGTGGGCGAGTGTGTGTCGACAGTTGATACGATATACCGAGAGAGGGCAAAATGAAAATTACTGAAGTTATAGCGGATCCATCCGATCCCCTCAATTCTGTTAATGTCTAGCTATATTGAACGGAGCGGTTGACTCGGATTATCATCGGCACGCATAAACTGCTATAGAATTCGTTATACCGTTATATTTGTTTATCCTACTGGGATACGATGTTATAACAGCCATTTTTTATAGATAATCTGTTTGATGCATTTACTTAGTTAGAGAAGTATCATTTTCATCATGTAAATCTAAATGTTAATTTCCTGTGAAGGATGAAATAAAGTTTATCTGAATCTGTACGACATTACAACACACCAGAGAGTTTATATTGGTATTATTTATAGAACTCATAATATCACTTACCAAGCCGCTAAGTTGGTTTGCTTCTTGTGCTAATTGCTGTTCCGTGTAAAAATAAGTTGTTCCCCCAATGTTTTCCTGTATTGTTGTATTCCCGCTGGAATTACtactttgtttattttgttctttccGCCTTGTTCCAGGTGAATGAGCAGGCGAATGAAGCGGTGAAGCACCAGCAGATAATGAGCCTATATTGGGATAAAATTAACATCACtagttataatatattttttttctttttggaaATATTTAGGCATATTGTCAAGAATAACCATAAGTGATTTCAGTCACTGTCCTTCTAAAATAttgcaatcctgttcacaagacaaacacacacacaaagtATAAAACGTCTTTTGGACTGGACATCTGACAGGATTTAAACTCAGGACCATGGGATTGGTAACCGGGAATCTCAACCACCAAGTCAAAACTTCACTCCAAAAtacatatatgtatatataatttaaaaatgcatttattattcaacaaaattggattatgataataaataatgtacgAACCAGCCGTGAGGTCACTGCCTAGTGTCATCAAGGCCGTAGAACTTGCACTTGTCTTCATACCCAATCCGATTGGGGGATTGTATGGGTTGGTCGCTTCGGAAGCACCCATCGTTGTCAATGAGGTTGCACTCACGCTTGGCCTAAGCATACCTGCTGGTCTTTGCATTTGGGAAGACGATAAATGCGCGCGTGGAACAAATTCTGGTATTTCAGAAAATGTACTTGTTGGAGGAACATTGCGTGTACCTGGAAGAAACTCCTGCTGGCTGTGCATTCCATGCATGCCTGGAATAAACTCAGATGCTTTTGGGTTTGGCATCTAAAAAAGACAACATTATCTTAAATATTGCACACAGTATACATTTATTCACTGGCTGGCAAACaggacaaaataaacggttacaTTTAACCAGAAATCTGTTCCTTCTAGCTCATTTTtgttttgatccaatttttttttcaaagtgaataactattatgtgacattaaaatggcatttcaACAACTTgctacattatttttttactgggacaatatactgtatacttaataggttaaattaataaatttgagTTTTAGATTAAAATATGAAGAATAAGGTTTATATAttcattgaatttatttgtgtttatagttggtttatattatttacaaactatTATATAAgtgtaaacaataatattaatagtgaaGAAAAACGTTCAATGTTGCCAGACGTAGATGGATATCAACAAGCGATTTGgagtatatttgtatttatatagtACAAACAAAACGAAAATCAATGATAGATTTACAAGTAAAGAATAAAGTAAATCCCAATAACAATGAGAATATGTAACAGATATGTGAGAAGCTATTAACAAGGGTAAATCATGCGTGTAGCATTGTGTTAAATTACCTATAGCAATGCACAGCTAAAGTAAAAGGAATCTTGTTTGTCATTATACAACTAACGAATGCATATTAATTACATAGTGGGATTTGCGCAGTTTAGATAGAAATAGCCATCGAGATGTATTTTAGAATATATTGTTGAATATAAATTACTTTCTTAtgctataaataaatataggtcttaaaaacatttttatttattcacaaaatGTTAGCAGTCCAAATTAAAGGGTGGCCTTTACGGCTCAGTTGCTGTACTCATCAATCATACTtgagtgagatatttccctaaagctctgtctacactatcaaagtagtctaacaaaaaaagtgtgatgtgcgcaaatatggtagtgtagTGATAAGATGACATCAGGTCCATATACGagtacataacatttttttgtcacataaagtttgatagtgtagacagagtataAGATAATAGAGTTGTATAATTTTGGCCTAGTAGATTGTTTCAAGCACATTTTAAGTATTTACCCCTGGCATTCTGATCTCTCTCTCAGGCATCTGCGACATCCTCATTCCAGTAAACTGGTTAGACAGATGTTCCTCATTCACTATATTAGTTGATCCTAAAGTGAAAAACACATTCACATTAAAATGCATTCTACATGAAACATGGGGAAATTATATGTTTCAACATTATAGTCATCTCTATTCCCTATCAGACACCCATTTAGGGATAATTCGTTGTGTCCAAAAGACGTTCAATTAATAGGGTTCTACTACATCTTTATCAGACATGGTCTTCTTAAATGACTATAATGTAAAATTTGGCCTTTGATTAAAATCACTAATGTACAACATCACACATTCACAAACATTGATTACAATAATGTAAACAATAATCAAATTATACGATCCTAATTATTTCAGTCCATCCATCTATCCAAGTATCCTTGTATCAATTTTCTTTTGCATATTCTAATTATATCCATACTAGATGCATAATGAGCCAAATGTTATCAAGTTAATGCATCAAGTATCAAGGGATTAAACAAGAAAGCAACGTAGGACTAATAACTACGTGGTTCCGGTTGAATGATttcattgtaatattttttgCTTCAAGGCATACTGTATGGAAGATTTgttaatagagaggtttcgcaatcttacgaatacgataacgaaaacgtcacgcacacgtattcgtcttcgtaagccataaaaaaatctgtttcgcatggcaacgaaatattgaggcgcgtccaaaatattcagcgaaaaatttcatttaacaattttgtttagcaatattgttaatcaaactgatttttgagtaGAGAAACATAgtgttgtattgtattttttgctacacaatttcagaaatgtgtagcaataaggttgttttgtatagctttttgctatgctacactggcgaaaatgttccctgcactgcggtaaatttgagcgaagcgcaggtacgtgttgcttggtgcttggctgcctaggcctagcgtaacatcaaagcgagtgaggactttaaaaactgctatttatcaaaattgacttggcattttagtaaattactttagtaaattactttcaataaatctataattatattataatcatgaatcattcctgattcaaatgcaaaatcaTAATGTGCAAAAtcgatcaaaaactatactcgttttgtagttacgaatatgactggtgatattcgtcaacacgaatacgctttacgaatatgaaatggggatcagctcaaaagtttcacaaatgtatgacgtatccgttttcgttatcgtattcgtaaggttgcgaaacctccctaatatcATTCTTGAGTAAACCTCAAAAGAAGTGCAGTTATCAATTGACAGAAATCAAATATATGATCAATATATAAAACCAATCACTATATAAAGAGTAAAACTCCAGATTTGGGACAAAGGTGTTGTGCTTAATAGgtcaaccatggaggtataattaAATGGGTCAAccaaatcaaatgttaaaaattacctTAAAATTTGGTGTGACCTTATCATGTAATTTGTGGATTATGAGTTACAATCAATTTTGTAATTGAACAATTTTTACTCTGGGGAATTAGCTTAGACGGTATtggttggttcccactagagatgcaacAAATGGACGTAAGCACAACATacaatggattattcaaactatgTTCAACCTTTCCCTTGTTACATCCTTTTGTTGCGTCTATCCTATTCAAGTTTTGTTTTGTATCATAATATAGTATTGTGTTTTTCTAGGTTGCCAAAAACCAAAAGCTCTCTATGatttctactgtactgtacatacctATTGTAGATGGCATAAATATTGATGGATCTCGTGGCATTGGTTCTCCTCCTCGAGAAGGACTTGGATGCGTGTTCTAAAAAAGAGAAGAGACTGCAGTACAACTATAAGAGCAGGCATGTTTGCAATGTAAACCACACAATTTGATTGATCTATGATCTGTTCTTTGTTGTTTAAGAATATTTGTATTGGTTATTTGAGGCGCTTTGAAGCTAAGGTGGAATCACCTTGTGAGATGCCTacaaaaatattgaatgaaaataaaaaaacaccacaCTATGACCTTTCGCTTTCGCTAACCGACACTAGACTACGCGCTGTCATTCAAATAGTCATTAACATGAGGCTCACTCTGCGACGATTCTATTGAACTTTCATGTTTAA from Antedon mediterranea chromosome 5, ecAntMedi1.1, whole genome shotgun sequence carries:
- the LOC140048783 gene encoding PAN2-PAN3 deadenylation complex subunit pan3-like is translated as MNPGMNLDQMMIAPDLFTGPFNGEISSRTTSKFQHLMQNTHPSPSRGGEPMPRDPSIFMPSTIGSTNIVNEEHLSNQFTGMRMSQMPEREIRMPGMPNPKASEFIPGMHGMHSQQEFLPGTRNVPPTSTFSEIPEFVPRAHLSSSQMQRPAGMLRPSVSATSLTTMGASEATNPYNPPIGLGMKTSASSTALMTLGSDLTAGSLSAGASPLHSPAHSPGTRRKEQNKQSSNSSGNTTIQENIGGTTYFYTEQQLAQEANQLSGLVLPNFHMYPSVPAHIAYMKQKPQGPSFFMGEDIKVDILHRHLVTLAQIDPTEHPDIPQEVDKYHTLYPLEGTPKGPMDKNSTFGYSTQCFKAVNSKDNKTYCLRRVIGFKVANSQWMTLVDMWKKLQHSNVVSLREVFTTKAFGEHSMVFVHDYHPGAMTLMQRHFHHKGRNSFMKNRNGPRVPHGILPENLLWTYIVQISSTIRSIHAAGLACRVIDPRKVLITARNRLRLNCVGIFDVLTYNSNQGNPITVIPHYQQEDLMAFGRMVLALACNSLDGLHRDQMHSSLELVTINYSSDLKNLILYLLTPQGRPKSINDIMPMIGARFYTQLDAAYMRSDSVEEELAKEVQNGRLFRLITKLGVINERPEFNGDPSWSETGDRYLLKLFRDYLFHQVNETGAPWIDMAHIVQCLNKLDAGVPEKVCLMARDEQNVLVVSYKDLKHCFENTFEEVLHASRASAQIPDV